In Edaphobacter paludis, a single window of DNA contains:
- a CDS encoding DUF6629 family protein, with the protein MCFSATANFAGSAVLGTIGVATIAEVKHRRAFMFAAMPLLFAIHQFIEGFVWLGLDGILPAYVAHDAGAAFVLYAQGLLPFLLPLSVYLIEPTKRKQQRMLWFVLLGGGLMLYLLWGLTAYPLEVSAHGHSIVYFNRATTTTTVAVLYVIATCGALLLSGFRYLIALGIANIIGLVVVMSVMRYAFTSIWCAYAAVISVLIYFHFRRRHYMAPVIYPSAT; encoded by the coding sequence ATGTGTTTTTCAGCCACGGCGAACTTCGCCGGCAGCGCCGTTCTGGGTACCATTGGTGTCGCCACGATCGCAGAGGTGAAACACCGCCGCGCGTTCATGTTTGCAGCCATGCCTTTGCTGTTCGCTATACACCAGTTCATCGAGGGATTCGTCTGGCTGGGGTTGGATGGCATTCTGCCGGCCTATGTCGCCCATGATGCCGGAGCAGCTTTTGTGCTCTACGCCCAGGGATTGCTGCCGTTCCTACTGCCACTGAGCGTGTATCTCATCGAGCCGACCAAACGCAAGCAGCAACGTATGTTGTGGTTCGTGCTGCTGGGCGGTGGCCTGATGCTGTACCTCCTGTGGGGGCTGACCGCATACCCACTGGAGGTCTCCGCGCATGGACATAGTATCGTCTACTTCAACCGTGCGACCACCACGACTACCGTGGCAGTTCTCTACGTCATCGCAACCTGCGGTGCGCTGCTTCTTTCAGGATTCCGCTATCTCATCGCGCTGGGCATTGCCAACATCATCGGGCTGGTCGTGGTGATGAGCGTCATGCGCTATGCGTTTACTTCGATATGGTGCGCCTACGCGGCGGTCATAAGCGTTCTGATCTACTTCCACTTCCGCCGCCGGCACTATATGGCTCCCGTTATATATCCCAGCGCAACCTGA
- a CDS encoding patatin-like phospholipase family protein: MAQKPKIVPPKRPTIGLVLEGGGALGFAHIGAIEWLEAHHIPVDYVAGTSMGGLVGGLYAAGNSPEDIKAFVGRIHWPGVLSGQVPFQALGYRRKEDKLAYPNRLDFGLRHGISVPRGLNSGAAVGLLFDRTLMPYYDLKNFDDLPIPFRCVATELTTGSKHVFENGSLAQAMRATMSIPGMFAPVQHGDEIYSDGAAVDNLPVDVARAMGADIIIAVYLDTGPVNPESLSSPLAVAGRNVSIMVAANEQASMNNATVLIKADVSRFGATDFDKSEEIIPQGSKAAEANASALERYALDDADWKAYVAEKDARRRTHLPVPQFVDVYGLKGAERSEVAASFKQFVGKPVDTAAIEKSIADLEGTGTFSIINYNLVDENGKPGLLIRPRIKDYAPPFLNLGLTLLSNNSNDIQLGFGARATFLNLVGPGSELRVDGMVGQVAGFDAELYKPLKLQSRWFIAPHGYMTQSETGYYSGSDQLAQFRQSKNGVGADVAYQFNARAELRVGEDYQWFGEHRTIGSSVGQEFNLTPLVTSVRFQYLGQDEVMLPTKGSELHSNFSYYTQRPNAMNGLSQFNGTVEHFIPAGKRGIVFGTASGGTSFGASNLGLAGFSLGGPLRLTAYSRGELLGDDYFLGQAGYLIRLSHLNPIFGDAIYAGGFYELGKIFGGNSGTPSVPNDGTAIVVMKTLVGPLYGGGSIGGSGHYKWYFGLGRIF, translated from the coding sequence ATGGCGCAAAAGCCGAAAATTGTGCCTCCAAAACGGCCTACGATCGGACTGGTGCTCGAAGGCGGCGGCGCGCTGGGCTTCGCCCACATCGGAGCAATCGAGTGGCTGGAGGCACATCACATCCCGGTGGACTACGTGGCCGGTACGAGTATGGGTGGCCTGGTAGGCGGTCTTTATGCGGCAGGCAATAGTCCGGAAGACATCAAGGCCTTCGTTGGCCGCATTCATTGGCCCGGTGTGTTGAGCGGCCAGGTTCCATTCCAGGCACTGGGCTACCGCAGAAAAGAAGACAAGCTGGCGTATCCGAATCGGCTGGACTTTGGGTTGAGACATGGAATCAGCGTGCCCAGAGGGTTGAACTCAGGAGCTGCGGTAGGCCTGCTCTTCGACCGGACGTTGATGCCCTACTACGATTTGAAGAATTTTGACGATCTACCCATCCCCTTCCGCTGCGTCGCGACCGAACTTACGACGGGCAGCAAGCACGTCTTCGAGAATGGTTCGCTCGCGCAGGCGATGCGGGCGACGATGTCGATTCCCGGAATGTTCGCGCCGGTGCAGCATGGCGACGAAATCTACTCCGACGGCGCCGCGGTAGACAATCTGCCCGTGGATGTGGCGCGGGCTATGGGCGCGGATATCATCATCGCCGTGTATCTGGACACGGGCCCGGTAAACCCGGAGAGCCTGAGTTCTCCGTTGGCGGTCGCAGGCAGGAATGTGTCGATTATGGTGGCGGCGAATGAGCAGGCCAGCATGAACAACGCGACTGTCCTGATCAAGGCGGACGTCAGCAGGTTCGGCGCAACCGACTTCGACAAGAGTGAGGAGATCATTCCGCAAGGCAGCAAAGCTGCGGAGGCCAATGCCAGCGCATTGGAGAGATATGCCCTCGACGATGCGGACTGGAAAGCATATGTCGCTGAGAAAGATGCGCGGCGGCGAACGCATCTGCCGGTGCCGCAGTTCGTGGATGTGTATGGGCTGAAGGGCGCGGAACGCTCTGAAGTCGCCGCTTCGTTCAAGCAGTTTGTCGGTAAACCCGTCGATACAGCGGCTATCGAAAAGAGCATCGCTGATCTTGAAGGCACGGGAACGTTCTCGATCATCAACTACAACCTGGTGGATGAAAATGGTAAGCCAGGCCTGCTGATCCGGCCGCGAATCAAGGACTATGCGCCGCCGTTTCTTAATTTGGGGCTGACTCTTTTATCCAACAACTCGAATGACATTCAACTCGGTTTTGGCGCGCGGGCCACGTTTCTGAATCTTGTCGGACCCGGTTCGGAGCTTCGAGTGGATGGCATGGTCGGCCAGGTTGCGGGTTTCGACGCAGAGCTTTACAAGCCGCTGAAGCTACAATCGCGATGGTTCATCGCTCCGCACGGGTATATGACGCAGTCGGAGACGGGATACTATTCCGGCAGCGACCAGCTGGCACAGTTCAGGCAGTCGAAGAATGGCGTGGGTGCGGACGTGGCCTACCAGTTCAACGCGAGAGCAGAGCTGCGTGTCGGGGAGGACTATCAGTGGTTTGGTGAGCACCGCACCATTGGTTCATCGGTGGGGCAGGAGTTCAATCTGACTCCATTGGTCACCTCGGTACGGTTTCAGTACCTCGGACAGGATGAGGTTATGTTGCCGACGAAGGGCTCCGAGCTGCATTCGAACTTCAGCTATTACACTCAGCGGCCCAATGCGATGAATGGCCTCTCCCAGTTCAATGGAACAGTGGAACACTTTATCCCAGCCGGGAAGCGCGGCATCGTATTTGGCACTGCTAGCGGAGGCACGAGTTTTGGCGCCTCGAACCTCGGCCTCGCTGGATTTTCGCTAGGCGGCCCACTGCGCCTCACGGCATACAGCCGCGGAGAACTGCTGGGCGACGATTACTTTCTCGGGCAGGCGGGCTATCTGATCCGGCTGTCACACCTGAACCCTATCTTCGGCGATGCCATCTATGCGGGCGGATTCTATGAGCTCGGCAAGATCTTCGGCGGCAATTCGGGCACGCCCTCGGTACCGAACGATGGAACTGCAATTGTTGTGATGAAGACGTTGGTAGGCCCACTCTACGGCGGAGGCAGCATCGGGGGTAGCGGTCACTACAAGTGGTACTTCGGGTTGGGACGCATTTTTTGA
- a CDS encoding threonine/serine dehydratase, whose product MSELVTLEEIRAAQQRLAGVAVRTPLYRVARARLRMKKIAEPEFDIYIKAESEQPIGSFKLRGAYNMMAQLSSEALRRGVITYSSGNHAQGVAYAARALGAKAVIVMPDNTPEIKKAATLALGAEIVIVGPASSERQAKAEELAAQFGYTVIPPYDDAAIIAGQATCALEILEQLPSVDLILAPVSGGGLLAGSSAAVKLSAPRIQVWGAEPELAADAKESFETKRLVKWPAEKTTRTIGDGLRTQSLGALNFEHVMAYVDGIVAVSEDEILSAMSVMLTATKLVPEPSGAVAFAAALYHAHEMPKVRKIAVILSGGNLEPQLRQTLEQR is encoded by the coding sequence ATGAGTGAGTTGGTCACACTGGAAGAGATACGCGCGGCACAGCAGCGGCTTGCCGGGGTAGCGGTGCGGACTCCGTTGTATCGGGTGGCGCGCGCCCGTCTCAGAATGAAAAAGATTGCCGAGCCAGAGTTCGACATCTATATCAAAGCCGAGAGCGAGCAGCCGATTGGCAGTTTCAAGCTGCGCGGCGCTTACAACATGATGGCACAGCTATCGTCCGAGGCCCTGCGGCGCGGCGTGATTACCTACTCCAGTGGCAACCACGCTCAGGGCGTCGCCTATGCCGCGCGTGCGCTGGGGGCGAAGGCCGTGATTGTGATGCCGGACAACACTCCTGAGATTAAAAAGGCTGCGACCCTGGCCTTGGGAGCCGAGATTGTGATCGTAGGACCAGCGTCCTCGGAGCGGCAGGCCAAGGCCGAGGAACTCGCCGCGCAATTCGGCTATACCGTGATTCCCCCTTACGACGATGCGGCGATCATTGCTGGACAAGCCACCTGCGCGTTGGAGATTCTGGAGCAGTTGCCGAGTGTCGATCTGATCCTCGCGCCCGTAAGCGGTGGCGGCCTGTTAGCTGGAAGTAGCGCAGCGGTGAAGTTGAGCGCACCGAGAATACAGGTCTGGGGAGCAGAGCCGGAACTGGCAGCCGACGCGAAGGAGAGCTTCGAGACGAAGCGACTGGTGAAGTGGCCCGCGGAGAAGACCACCCGCACGATCGGTGACGGGCTGCGCACGCAGAGCCTCGGTGCGCTTAATTTCGAGCATGTCATGGCGTACGTAGACGGCATCGTGGCCGTCAGTGAAGACGAAATTCTGTCCGCGATGAGTGTTATGCTGACCGCGACTAAGCTGGTTCCGGAGCCCAGCGGCGCGGTGGCTTTTGCCGCTGCTTTGTATCATGCTCACGAAATGCCCAAGGTCCGAAAAATAGCAGTCATCCTGAGCGGCGGAAATCTGGAGCCACAGTTGCGGCAGACGCTGGAGCAGCGTTAG
- a CDS encoding PA2169 family four-helix-bundle protein, protein MSSDSGKQHEMQRVLRSVINILQDSQKGFADIGEHLKDETLKRYFLTESLKRASFRGDLEEALHQNGVHDIHETGTTAGTLHRVWGDLKAKLGSGDHGLLETAETGEDEAKKAYADALNQELPLPIRQLLAEQQAHVLASHDYVRNHRDALATK, encoded by the coding sequence ATGTCAAGCGATTCCGGTAAGCAGCACGAAATGCAGCGCGTTCTGCGCTCGGTCATCAACATCCTCCAGGACAGCCAGAAGGGCTTTGCCGATATTGGCGAGCACCTTAAGGATGAGACGCTCAAGAGATACTTTCTGACTGAATCGCTCAAGCGGGCCAGCTTCCGCGGCGACTTGGAAGAGGCGCTCCATCAGAATGGCGTCCACGACATCCATGAAACCGGCACCACGGCCGGAACGTTGCACCGCGTCTGGGGCGATCTCAAAGCCAAACTTGGCAGCGGCGACCATGGCCTCCTCGAAACCGCTGAGACCGGCGAAGACGAAGCGAAGAAGGCGTACGCGGATGCTCTTAATCAGGAACTGCCTTTGCCCATCCGCCAGCTCTTGGCCGAGCAGCAGGCGCACGTCCTTGCCTCGCACGATTACGTTCGCAACCATCGGGACGCCCTGGCAACGAAATAG
- a CDS encoding GGDEF domain-containing protein translates to MADLSTSRHAPLKPSKVIPLLVISAIGALIFTVGGGLIVYSNTRHLIEIRNWLDHSQTVINNLQLESQRLDRLSSSMQLYQATGDINNLRAAGGSVAALRSGVFTLQNLLQDNTSQERHVDELDTSVEALTRAMESARQSKTVPDQQIQSCRNVISLIQEEERGLLTLRSNESQASGVRSLLVGAGYLGLSLIVLIVLFAFLIRDALRRKTFEKQLSLANDRLEATIEALERRGTEASHLKATRDELHLCVTAAEAQACSVRHLQTLVPGSSGATLMINNSRSMLEIAATWNDPSSLAEGFAPDACCGLRAGHLRWRSPGHSSINCSHFIGNPPENYVCIPLAAHGETLGFVYLTFPTQEIADLARSRILQINEMVELAAMTIAALNLRTKLENQSIRDGLTHLFNRHFMAIALEREVHRALRSTSPLAVLMLDVDHFKAFNDAFGHEAGDAVLREVADCFRQSVRSEDVVCRYGGEEFIIILPETDEETAVQRAEVIRQAVSRLRVQFKGQTLRQISLSIGIAMYPSPARDSTDLVRVADRALYDAKHAGRDRVHVAHEAVTV, encoded by the coding sequence TTGGCTGATCTTTCCACCTCTCGACATGCTCCACTCAAGCCCAGCAAAGTCATCCCTCTGCTGGTCATCTCTGCTATTGGTGCGCTTATATTCACGGTAGGCGGTGGCCTGATTGTCTACTCGAACACGCGGCACCTGATTGAAATCCGCAACTGGCTGGATCACTCCCAAACCGTTATCAACAACCTCCAGCTGGAATCGCAGCGTCTTGACCGGCTCAGCTCCAGCATGCAGCTTTACCAGGCAACGGGAGACATAAATAATCTTCGTGCCGCCGGGGGATCGGTTGCCGCACTGCGGAGCGGCGTGTTCACCTTGCAAAACCTGTTGCAGGACAATACATCCCAGGAACGTCACGTAGACGAACTGGACACCTCAGTGGAGGCGCTGACCCGCGCCATGGAGAGTGCCCGTCAATCGAAGACCGTTCCCGATCAGCAGATCCAGTCCTGTCGCAACGTAATCAGCCTGATCCAGGAGGAAGAGCGAGGCCTCCTTACGCTGCGTTCCAACGAGTCGCAGGCCAGCGGTGTCAGAAGCTTGCTCGTTGGAGCCGGTTATCTCGGGCTATCGCTGATTGTGCTGATTGTGCTCTTTGCATTTCTCATTCGCGATGCTCTCCGTCGCAAGACTTTTGAGAAGCAACTGTCTCTCGCAAATGATCGTCTGGAGGCGACCATCGAAGCGCTCGAACGCCGGGGAACGGAGGCGTCGCATCTGAAAGCAACGCGCGATGAACTGCACTTGTGCGTTACCGCGGCGGAAGCACAAGCATGCAGCGTTCGCCACCTTCAGACGCTCGTTCCCGGCAGTAGCGGCGCAACACTGATGATCAACAATTCACGTAGCATGTTGGAGATCGCCGCCACATGGAACGACCCCTCCTCGCTCGCAGAAGGATTTGCCCCCGACGCCTGTTGCGGTCTGCGGGCGGGCCATCTCCGCTGGCGCTCTCCGGGCCACTCGTCCATCAATTGCAGCCACTTCATCGGCAACCCGCCGGAAAATTATGTTTGCATCCCTCTGGCCGCGCATGGCGAGACGCTCGGATTTGTCTACCTCACGTTTCCCACACAAGAGATCGCGGACCTCGCCCGAAGTCGCATTCTCCAAATCAACGAGATGGTTGAACTGGCAGCGATGACGATTGCCGCTCTGAATCTGCGGACGAAGCTTGAAAACCAATCCATTCGCGACGGACTCACCCATCTCTTCAATCGGCATTTCATGGCCATCGCCCTTGAGCGCGAGGTGCATCGTGCTCTCCGCAGCACAAGCCCTCTGGCCGTCCTCATGCTGGACGTTGATCATTTCAAGGCATTCAACGACGCCTTCGGACACGAGGCCGGAGACGCCGTGCTGCGTGAGGTGGCTGATTGTTTCCGCCAGTCAGTCCGCAGCGAAGATGTCGTCTGCCGCTACGGCGGAGAGGAGTTCATCATCATCCTCCCCGAGACAGACGAAGAGACAGCCGTTCAGCGCGCAGAGGTAATTCGCCAAGCCGTCAGCAGGCTGCGTGTGCAGTTCAAGGGGCAGACCCTGCGGCAGATTTCGTTGTCTATCGGGATCGCGATGTATCCATCGCCAGCTCGCGATTCTACCGATCTCGTCCGCGTGGCCGATCGCGCCTTGTATGACGCCAAACACGCTGGCCGCGACCGGGTCCACGTGGCTCACGAAGCAGTGACCGTTTAA
- a CDS encoding ribonuclease J: MILDKLKMIPLGGLGEFGMNCMALRWQDDIIVIDAGLMFPEEELLGVDIVVPDISYLTENRDKVRAILLTHGHEDHIGGLPWILSELNVPVYGTEFTLAYVEGKLEEHRLLDDADLNEMIPGKRFTLGPFSILPIRVTHSLVDCVALAIHTPVGVILHTGDFKVDLSPPDNKPFDLHAFAELGKQGVLALLQDSTNVDRSGYTPSERAVRPRLDEIFGQAKKKLFFSCFSSSIHRIRLAMELAHQHGRKVAIIGRSLDNSTEIAQDLGYLDLPQGLIINPGHIKDHPANKLCIMISGTQGEPMSALSRAAVNNHKFAHIDAGDTVLMSSRVIPGNEKSIYRVIDHLERRDAKVIYDDGASGLIHVSGHGSQEELRLMINLVRPKFFIPVHGDYRHLKRHVELASSMGVVEKAILLEDGDVLEFDKNSATKTGKITVGRVCIDSGGVANDVVEDLVIRDRKHLSEDGIVLPIIAINKRTGLLENAPEIVMRGMAVAEEGLIPEARQVVQRTLDNSSPEEKADYGVIKEKIRNDLKRYIQKSTSRRPLIMPVILEI, from the coding sequence ATGATACTTGATAAATTGAAGATGATTCCGCTGGGGGGCCTGGGCGAGTTCGGGATGAACTGCATGGCTCTCCGCTGGCAGGATGACATTATTGTCATCGACGCCGGTCTGATGTTTCCTGAAGAAGAGTTGCTGGGTGTGGACATCGTTGTTCCCGACATCAGTTACCTGACTGAAAACCGCGACAAGGTTCGCGCGATCCTTTTGACTCACGGGCACGAAGACCACATCGGCGGTCTGCCCTGGATCCTTTCCGAATTGAATGTGCCTGTCTATGGGACCGAGTTCACGCTGGCCTATGTTGAAGGCAAGCTCGAAGAGCACCGCCTGTTGGACGACGCGGACCTGAATGAGATGATTCCCGGCAAGCGGTTTACGCTGGGGCCGTTCTCGATCCTGCCTATCCGCGTGACGCACTCGCTGGTGGACTGCGTGGCATTGGCGATTCACACGCCGGTGGGAGTCATTCTGCATACGGGCGACTTCAAGGTGGACCTTTCGCCGCCCGACAATAAGCCGTTCGATCTTCATGCATTCGCCGAGCTGGGTAAGCAAGGCGTTCTGGCATTGCTGCAGGACTCCACCAACGTTGACCGCTCCGGTTATACGCCGAGTGAGCGTGCGGTGCGGCCGCGACTGGATGAAATCTTCGGGCAGGCTAAGAAGAAGCTGTTCTTCAGCTGCTTCTCATCGTCGATCCACCGTATCCGGCTGGCGATGGAACTGGCGCACCAGCATGGGCGCAAGGTCGCAATCATTGGGCGGTCTTTGGATAACTCCACCGAAATTGCGCAGGACCTTGGCTACCTCGATCTGCCGCAGGGGCTCATCATCAATCCCGGACACATCAAGGATCATCCAGCGAACAAGCTGTGCATCATGATCAGCGGGACGCAGGGTGAACCAATGAGCGCGCTCAGCCGCGCCGCGGTCAACAACCATAAGTTCGCGCACATCGACGCGGGCGATACGGTGTTGATGAGTTCGCGCGTCATACCGGGCAATGAGAAGTCCATCTATCGCGTCATCGACCACCTGGAGCGCCGCGATGCCAAGGTCATTTATGACGATGGCGCGTCCGGCCTGATCCACGTCAGCGGCCACGGAAGCCAGGAGGAACTGCGGTTAATGATTAACCTTGTTCGTCCAAAGTTCTTCATTCCCGTGCATGGCGACTATCGCCACCTGAAACGGCATGTCGAGCTTGCCAGTTCGATGGGCGTGGTTGAGAAGGCGATTCTGCTGGAAGATGGCGACGTCCTGGAGTTCGACAAGAATTCAGCCACCAAGACCGGTAAGATCACGGTTGGCCGCGTGTGCATCGACTCTGGCGGAGTAGCGAACGATGTGGTCGAAGACCTTGTCATCCGCGACCGCAAGCATCTGAGCGAAGACGGAATCGTGCTGCCAATCATTGCCATCAATAAACGAACCGGTCTGCTGGAGAACGCACCGGAGATTGTGATGCGAGGCATGGCAGTCGCCGAGGAGGGATTGATTCCCGAGGCGCGGCAGGTCGTTCAGCGGACGCTTGATAATTCCAGTCCAGAAGAGAAGGCGGACTACGGAGTTATCAAAGAGAAGATTCGCAATGACCTGAAGCGGTATATCCAGAAGAGCACAAGCCGGCGGCCTTTGATCATGCCGGTCATTCTCGAGATCTGA
- a CDS encoding DNA translocase FtsK — translation MKTLRLVSTPTRNRRLNEIIGLTVLVGAALLLLALATYTPSDPSFNTVGAYVTGRPAHNWTGIIGAYIADALMQAIGVAAFFLPLVLGRLGLCWMWSRPAGSPLAKSIGLGLWVVFGPAAIALLPGHILWHRTLPIEGVSGRLLADVMVQYLNLPGACIVVALMVALSLYLTTTFTFNTAREWSLIHFSFAQSLWERWARWKSRRKSASIAAAKEAYGSKREQADLKAQRAREEAERRNNKIESNTLLGGLFGWWGRRKRTEAISIDPQEELVAEPTSMWQAMPRTFVDAPPVTPFSTAAAAAAPYADALAKAATPGHALEDESNFQPRSFEAERAPAPIRAVKRMEEPRAAAFAPIPAAPQAIEIEEDISFGKRADADIKTVTIVPKSVRGYKLPPSSLLHRSEEQAAVREDALREEARVLVEKSAEFGVNGQVTQINPGPVVTTFEFRPEAGVKVARITGLADDLCLAMAAESILIERMAGKSTVGIQVPNLERETIWLRDVVECESFAQSKSKLVIALGKDINGRIVTADLASMPHVLIAGSTGSGKSVAINAMIMSVLFKNTPEQVRMILVDPKRVELGMYEGIPHLFTPIITEAKLAANALRNAVREMERRLKLLAANHVRNIDQFNKLFDHGSDYLFEDVNQEPLPYIIIIIDELADLMMLDRSNVEESITRLAQMARAVGIHLILATQRPSVDVITGLIKANVPTRMSFRLATKVDSRTIIDSNGAESLLGRGDMLYLPPGTSRVQRVHAPFVTEKEISAVTAFWKAQGEAEYVHGFLEGPKDETGKDGDGGADSENDDPMYDDAVRLVYEFGKASTSLLQRRLRIGYGRAAHLIDLMHSDGLVGPADGSKPREILKSPDWVSEVDAAIR, via the coding sequence ATGAAGACCCTGAGACTAGTTTCGACTCCGACACGCAACCGCCGGCTGAATGAGATCATCGGGCTGACCGTTCTGGTAGGCGCCGCTCTGCTGCTGCTGGCGCTGGCGACCTATACGCCCTCCGATCCTTCGTTCAACACCGTCGGAGCCTATGTCACGGGACGACCAGCGCATAACTGGACTGGAATCATCGGCGCCTACATCGCCGATGCCCTGATGCAGGCGATTGGCGTTGCAGCCTTCTTTCTGCCGTTGGTGCTGGGACGGCTGGGGCTGTGCTGGATGTGGTCGCGGCCTGCCGGTTCTCCACTGGCGAAGAGCATTGGATTAGGCCTGTGGGTGGTCTTCGGCCCGGCGGCGATCGCTCTGCTGCCAGGACACATACTTTGGCATCGCACTCTCCCGATCGAGGGCGTGAGCGGACGGCTATTGGCAGATGTCATGGTGCAATATCTGAACCTGCCCGGCGCCTGCATTGTTGTAGCGCTCATGGTAGCGCTGTCGCTCTATCTCACCACGACATTCACGTTCAACACGGCGCGCGAGTGGAGCCTGATCCACTTCTCTTTCGCGCAATCGCTGTGGGAGCGGTGGGCGCGATGGAAGAGCCGGCGGAAGAGCGCCAGTATCGCCGCAGCGAAAGAAGCCTATGGCAGTAAGCGCGAGCAGGCAGATTTAAAAGCCCAGCGGGCGCGTGAAGAAGCTGAGCGCAGAAACAACAAGATCGAAAGCAATACATTGCTGGGCGGTCTATTTGGCTGGTGGGGACGAAGGAAGCGGACGGAGGCGATCTCGATCGATCCGCAGGAAGAACTTGTCGCGGAACCAACCTCGATGTGGCAGGCCATGCCGCGCACATTTGTCGACGCTCCTCCGGTCACACCGTTCAGCACCGCTGCCGCCGCCGCCGCGCCCTATGCCGATGCACTGGCGAAGGCCGCCACACCCGGCCATGCGCTCGAAGACGAATCAAACTTTCAGCCCCGTAGTTTCGAAGCGGAGCGTGCCCCTGCTCCCATTCGCGCAGTAAAAAGGATGGAAGAGCCAAGGGCGGCGGCGTTTGCGCCAATTCCTGCGGCCCCGCAGGCAATAGAGATAGAGGAGGATATCTCTTTCGGCAAGCGGGCCGACGCCGACATCAAAACGGTAACGATTGTGCCCAAGAGCGTGCGCGGCTACAAGCTGCCACCCTCTTCCCTGCTGCATCGCAGCGAAGAGCAGGCCGCCGTGCGCGAAGACGCACTGCGCGAAGAGGCCCGGGTTCTGGTCGAGAAGTCCGCCGAGTTCGGTGTCAATGGACAGGTAACGCAGATCAACCCAGGCCCGGTGGTCACAACCTTTGAGTTCCGTCCCGAGGCGGGCGTGAAGGTGGCCCGCATCACTGGCCTAGCCGACGATTTGTGTCTGGCGATGGCTGCTGAATCCATCCTGATCGAGCGCATGGCAGGTAAGAGCACCGTCGGCATTCAGGTGCCGAATCTCGAACGCGAGACCATCTGGCTGCGCGATGTGGTCGAGTGCGAGAGCTTCGCGCAATCGAAGAGCAAGCTCGTCATCGCGCTGGGCAAGGACATCAACGGCCGCATCGTGACTGCCGATCTGGCTTCAATGCCGCATGTGCTCATCGCCGGATCGACAGGCTCTGGTAAATCAGTCGCCATCAACGCAATGATTATGAGCGTGCTCTTCAAGAACACGCCGGAGCAGGTGAGAATGATCCTCGTCGATCCGAAGCGCGTTGAGCTCGGCATGTACGAGGGCATCCCCCACCTGTTTACGCCAATCATCACCGAGGCGAAGCTGGCCGCGAATGCCCTGCGCAACGCCGTCCGCGAGATGGAACGGCGGTTGAAGCTGCTCGCCGCCAATCACGTTCGCAACATCGACCAGTTCAACAAGCTCTTCGATCACGGCAGCGACTACCTGTTCGAGGACGTAAACCAGGAGCCGCTGCCCTACATCATCATCATCATCGACGAGCTTGCCGACCTGATGATGCTCGACCGCTCGAACGTGGAAGAGTCGATTACGCGGCTGGCGCAGATGGCACGTGCCGTCGGCATCCACCTTATTCTCGCCACGCAGCGGCCTTCCGTCGATGTCATCACCGGTTTGATCAAGGCGAACGTGCCGACGCGCATGAGCTTCCGCTTGGCGACCAAGGTAGACTCACGAACCATCATCGACTCCAATGGCGCCGAAAGCCTGCTGGGACGCGGCGATATGCTGTATCTGCCACCGGGAACAAGCCGCGTGCAGCGTGTCCATGCACCATTTGTAACCGAAAAAGAGATCTCCGCCGTCACTGCATTCTGGAAAGCGCAGGGAGAGGCCGAGTATGTTCATGGCTTCCTCGAAGGACCGAAGGACGAAACAGGGAAGGACGGGGATGGCGGCGCGGATAGCGAAAACGACGATCCAATGTACGACGACGCCGTGCGACTGGTCTACGAGTTCGGCAAGGCCAGCACTTCCCTGCTGCAGCGGCGGCTGCGCATCGGCTATGGCCGCGCCGCCCATCTCATCGACCTGATGCACAGTGATGGTTTGGTCGGTCCTGCGGACGGATCGAAACCCCGCGAGATTCTGAAGTCACCGGACTGGGTCAGCGAAGTGGATGCGGCGATTCGATAG